The Flavobacterium sp. CBA20B-1 genome includes the window TGCCGATGCCAATATTTTGGGAATGGCTGCTATTTTTACGTATGGATTTGATGTTGCTACAGAAAATTTTAAAAATGCAGACATACAATTGGTAACATTAAGCAATTATCCAACGTTGTTAAAAGCGGCGGTAGAAAAAAAATACATCTCGCAAGAAGAAGTTGCTACTTTGAGTGATTGGAGCAAAGACCCTTCTGTTTGGGGAGTTTAAAAAAATATAAATTATGAATTTAGAAAGTCCGATAGTAACTGTTCAAAAATCATCAGCGTATTTGTTTGATGCTTTAAGCGATATTAAAAATTTCGAAAAGCTAATGCCCGAAAACATTGCTAAGTTTGAAGTAATAGACGAAAACTGCTTTGAATTTGCACTAAAAGGAATGCCTGAAATTAAATTGGTAAAAAAAAGTGCTACACCAAATACAGAAGTTGTTTTGGGAGCCGCTAGTAGCAAACTACCTTTTACTTTAATTGCCAAATTAGACGAAAAAGCCACAGAAGAAACCAACGTACAGTTGTTTTTTGAGGGCGATTTTAACCCAATGATGGCTATGATGATTAAAGGTCCCATTGGAAAGTTTATTGAAACTTTAGCTGAAAATATGCATAAACTTTAAAAAAAATTAGCAGCATTCACCATTTCGTAAATGCTTATTTCACAATAATAAATCGTACTTTTGTACAACTTTAATTTTTACACTAAAAAATATAAAATATGAATTCATTTGACGTAGTTGTAATAGGTTCTGGTCCGGGCGGATATGTTTCAGCAATTCGTTGCGCACAATTAGGAATGAAAACTGCAATCATTGAAAAATACCCAACTTTAGGAGGTACTTGCTTAAATGTAGGCTGTATTCCTTCTAAAGCCTTGTTGGCATCATCGCACCATGTGGATGAAATGAAACATTTTGCAGATCACGGTATTGAATTGCCTGGTGACGTTAAAATCGATTTACAAAAAATGATTGCCCGTAAACAAGCAGTTGTTGATCAAACTTGTGGCGGCGTTAAATTTTTAATGGATAAAAACAGCATCACTGTTTTTGAAGGTGTTGGATCTTTTGAAAATGCAACTACTATAAATGTAACAAAAAATGATGGTTCTGTTGAGCAAGTTTCTGCTAAAAATACTATTATCGCAACAGGATCTAAACCGTCTTCTTTGCCTTTTATTTCAATCGATAAAGAGCGTATCATTACTTCTACCGAAGCATTAAAGTTAAAAGAAATTCCTAAACACTTAATCATTATTGGTGGTGGTGTTATTGGGTTAGAATTAGGTCAGGTTTATTTGCGTTTAGGCGCACAGGTTTCTGTTGTAGAATATGCAGACCGCGTGTTGCCTACTATGGACGGAGCGGTTTCTAAAGAATTGACTAAAGTGTTGAAGAAAGCAGGAATGAAATTCTACACTTCGCACAAAGTTCAAAAAGTAGAACGAAACGGCGATGCTGTTTTGGTGGAAGCTTTAAACGCTAAAAACGAAGTAATTTCTTTAGATGGAGATTACGCCTTGGTTTGTGTTGGTCGTCGTCCTTACACTGATGGATTGAACGCTGAAAAAGCTGGAGTGAAATTAACCGAAAGAGGTCAGGTTGAAGTAAATGATCATTTACAAACAACAGCTTCAAATATTTATGCGATTGGTGATGTGGTTCGTGGTGCCATGTTAGCTCACAAGGCAGAAGAAGAAGGTGTTTTGGTTGCTGAACAATTAGCAGGTCAAAAACCACATATCGATTACAACTTGATTCCTGGTGTTGTTTACACTTGGCCAGAAGTTGCTGCTGTTGGTAAAACAGAAGAGCAGTTGAAAGCAGAAAACAAAGAATACAAAGTGGGGCAGTTCCCGTTTAAAGCTTTAGGTCGCGCACGCGCATCTTCTGATTTAGACGGATTTGTTAAGATTTTAGCAGATAAAACTACCGACGAAATTTTAGGTTTCCATATTGTTGGCGCTCGTGCTGCAGATTTAATTGCAGAAGCAGTGGTTGCAATGGAATACCGTGCTTCGGCAGAAGATATTTCTCGTATGTCACACGCACACCCAACGTTTGCAGAAGCTATTAAAGAAGCTGCGTTGGCTGCTACAGAAAACAGAGCGTTACACGTATAGTTTTATAAAATATCAGATAAAAAAAAATCGAACATTATGTTCGATTTTTTTATTCTATAAATTCAGAATTTGATTTTGCGCTTTAAAAAATAATCGACTAGCTTGTCAAGCTGAACTTGTTTAACTTCGTTCTGTTCGCAAGCTCGGGTCAGCTTCTCATTAGTATAGCACAAGAAAAGGATTAGAAAGTATGATCTAATAGTTTAATATTCAGAATCCTCTTCATCGTTAAAATCATTCAGAATATTTTTTGGCGAAATACCGTATTTCAGTAAATGATTTGTTTGCGATAAAATATTTCCTCTACCTTCTCTTAACTGATTTTGTGCTTTTAAATACGAATCTTGTGCCTGCTGAATTTGTTTGCCAACCTGCTCGAAACTTTTGGTGAAAAGAACTGTTTTTTCATAAATTTTTTCGGCTTGTTTTACAATTTTTTGTGCCGATTTGTCTTGTTTGTCTCTATTCCATAAATCCGAAATCAATTTTAAACAAGCAATTAAATTTGTTGGGCTAATCAATAAAATACGTTTTTTGTAAGCCTCGTTCCAAAGGTTACTATCTTGCTGTATCGCTAGTAAATATGCAGGCTCAATTGGTATAAACATCATGGTGAAATCTAAACCACTTACGAGATTTTGATAATTTTTATTACTCAATTCTTCAATATGTATGCGTAGCGCCTTTAAATGGTTATTCAAATGAATAGTCTGCTCATCTACATTTTCAGTCTGGCAATAGGCATCATAAGCATTTAATGAAACTTTTGAATCAATCACAATTGATTTTTGATCAGGTAAATCAATAATAATATCGGGGCGTACATTTTTTCCTTCCATAACCAAATTGTGTTGCACACGGTATTCTCTGTTTTTGCAAAGCCCAGACTGTTGTAAAATATTTTCTAAAATCACTTCGCCCCAATCGCCTTGTTTCTTATGATTTGTTTTTAACGCATTAGCCAAATTGTTAGCTTCGGTACTGATTTTATTGGTTTGCAACAACAGTTCCTTAATGCGTTCGTCTAAAGAAAAGCGAATCTTCGATTCTTTTTCATACGTTTCTTCTACTTGTTTTTTAAAGCGTTCTATGTTTTCGTTTAGTGGTTTAAGAACGGCATCAATATTCTCTTGGTTGGTTTTTGTAAATCGTTCTGCTTTTTCTTCCAATAATTTTTGGGCAATGTGTTCAAACTGCAATGTTGTTTGCTTATGTAAATGCGCAATTTCAGCTTTTTGAAAATCCATTTTTTCTTTTAATACCCGATTAGTCGTTTTGGCATCATAGTTTTCATGAGTCATTAATTTGTTTTGCTCTTGCAGCACTTCCATTTCTTTTAATAGCATTTCACATTTATCAGTAAGTTCGCTGTTTTTGAAAAGAAGTAAAGAGTGGTTGTTTTCTAATTCATGAATCATTTGCTCTTTTGCATCGCTTGTTTTCTTTAACCGAATGTTTTTATTGATCAAAATAAGCGATATTACAAAAAGAACAAGGACTAATATTTGAGAGATTGTAAACATTTTTTGTTGTAAAAATATAAATAAGGTGCGACTTTATTTGTCGTTTTACAAATTAAAACCAACTAAAAACCTTCAATATTTGAAAAATGGAAATGTTGATTATTTGTAAGCGGAATTTCATTCAATTAATTCCAAAAAAATTTGCTAATAGTTTTATTTTTTATATATTTCGCAAAAAAAATAAACTATGAAAACAAAGTTTGAGATTGAATACCCCATAACAGCTTCCCCGCAATTGTTGTATCAATATATTTCAACTCCTTCGGGGCTTACAGAGTGGTTTGCAGATGACGTGAACTCGCGAGGTGAATTGTTTACTTTTATTTGGGAAGATAGTGAAGAAAAAGCAAAATTGGTCACAAAAAAAACCGATGAAAAAGTAAAATTTCGTTGGTTGGATGAAGAAGGTGCCGATACAGAATATTTCTTTGAACTTCGTATTGTTTTAGATGAGCTTACTAAAGATGTAACTTTAATGGTAACCGATTTCGCAGAGGAAAACGAAGTGAAAGATCAAACGCAATTATGGAACAACCAAATTGCAGATTTGAAAAAAGTATTAGGGTCTGCATAATTAAAGCCTTATATTTGCTCTGAATTTCAGAGCTTTTTTTATGATTAATTTTAATGGAGATTTAGTAGGTCAGTCTAACGAACATATTGAACAAAACCGTGGTTTTTTATATGCAGATGCGGTTTTTGAAACATTAAAGGTTTTAGACGGAAGAATTCTTTTTCTTGAAGATCATTATTTTAGACTAATGGCTTCCTTGCGAATTCTGCGTATGGAAATTCCACTCGATTTTACAT containing:
- the lpdA gene encoding dihydrolipoyl dehydrogenase, with protein sequence MNSFDVVVIGSGPGGYVSAIRCAQLGMKTAIIEKYPTLGGTCLNVGCIPSKALLASSHHVDEMKHFADHGIELPGDVKIDLQKMIARKQAVVDQTCGGVKFLMDKNSITVFEGVGSFENATTINVTKNDGSVEQVSAKNTIIATGSKPSSLPFISIDKERIITSTEALKLKEIPKHLIIIGGGVIGLELGQVYLRLGAQVSVVEYADRVLPTMDGAVSKELTKVLKKAGMKFYTSHKVQKVERNGDAVLVEALNAKNEVISLDGDYALVCVGRRPYTDGLNAEKAGVKLTERGQVEVNDHLQTTASNIYAIGDVVRGAMLAHKAEEEGVLVAEQLAGQKPHIDYNLIPGVVYTWPEVAAVGKTEEQLKAENKEYKVGQFPFKALGRARASSDLDGFVKILADKTTDEILGFHIVGARAADLIAEAVVAMEYRASAEDISRMSHAHPTFAEAIKEAALAATENRALHV
- a CDS encoding SRPBCC family protein, with protein sequence MNLESPIVTVQKSSAYLFDALSDIKNFEKLMPENIAKFEVIDENCFEFALKGMPEIKLVKKSATPNTEVVLGAASSKLPFTLIAKLDEKATEETNVQLFFEGDFNPMMAMMIKGPIGKFIETLAENMHKL
- a CDS encoding DNA recombination protein RmuC, coding for MFTISQILVLVLFVISLILINKNIRLKKTSDAKEQMIHELENNHSLLLFKNSELTDKCEMLLKEMEVLQEQNKLMTHENYDAKTTNRVLKEKMDFQKAEIAHLHKQTTLQFEHIAQKLLEEKAERFTKTNQENIDAVLKPLNENIERFKKQVEETYEKESKIRFSLDERIKELLLQTNKISTEANNLANALKTNHKKQGDWGEVILENILQQSGLCKNREYRVQHNLVMEGKNVRPDIIIDLPDQKSIVIDSKVSLNAYDAYCQTENVDEQTIHLNNHLKALRIHIEELSNKNYQNLVSGLDFTMMFIPIEPAYLLAIQQDSNLWNEAYKKRILLISPTNLIACLKLISDLWNRDKQDKSAQKIVKQAEKIYEKTVLFTKSFEQVGKQIQQAQDSYLKAQNQLREGRGNILSQTNHLLKYGISPKNILNDFNDEEDSEY
- a CDS encoding START-like domain-containing protein — protein: MKTKFEIEYPITASPQLLYQYISTPSGLTEWFADDVNSRGELFTFIWEDSEEKAKLVTKKTDEKVKFRWLDEEGADTEYFFELRIVLDELTKDVTLMVTDFAEENEVKDQTQLWNNQIADLKKVLGSA